From the Leifsonia sp. AG29 genome, one window contains:
- a CDS encoding ABC transporter permease: MFGTYLRRELLGRRKQTIIIAIGMALAIALVIIVNAVSAGVKQAQESVLQSVYGVGTDITVTEPATAQGAGALQGQGGGPRFDFGAGAGSDTGTGRQINTSRLQPTRGATVMDASTLSATKKVAHVQSAAGVLSLTNTSFSGTLPNFQQLRQQRQAAQSGAVPTPAPTGGADGAGGSSFTVDAFSVLGVDPAGQSVGPLASVTLTSGRGLTAADTGKDVVVLDAAYAKTASKAVGDTLTVGGTDFTVVGVVAATGSDSTTASNAYIPLDVAQKLSGQTGKISAVYVKAASADDIDQVKSALTKAVPGATVSTQADLASTVSGSLGSAGQLVGNLGTWLSVIVLAAAFLIAILFTISGVTRRTREFGTLKAIGWTNRRIVGQVAGESVVQGVIGGVIGVALGLLGVFVVNALAPTLTGSIGNGFATAAGRRAGAGNGGGFGGGAGFGGGAGNGGAASGGGAGPFSALRRAATTSTEVALHAPVTFWIIVGAVGLAVLGGLLAGAIGGWRASRLRPAAALRSVA; the protein is encoded by the coding sequence ATGTTCGGGACCTATCTGCGGCGGGAATTGCTCGGCCGCCGCAAACAGACGATCATCATCGCGATCGGCATGGCGCTCGCGATCGCCCTCGTCATCATCGTGAACGCGGTCTCGGCCGGCGTGAAGCAGGCGCAGGAGAGCGTTCTGCAGTCGGTCTACGGCGTCGGGACCGACATCACGGTGACCGAGCCGGCCACCGCCCAGGGCGCCGGCGCGCTGCAGGGGCAGGGAGGCGGTCCCCGGTTCGACTTCGGCGCGGGCGCGGGCTCGGACACCGGCACCGGGAGGCAGATCAACACCTCGCGCCTCCAGCCGACGCGCGGGGCGACGGTGATGGACGCCTCCACGCTGTCGGCCACCAAGAAGGTCGCGCACGTGCAGTCGGCGGCGGGCGTGCTGTCGCTGACGAACACGAGCTTCAGCGGAACGCTCCCCAACTTCCAGCAGCTGCGGCAGCAGCGTCAGGCCGCCCAGTCTGGTGCCGTGCCGACGCCGGCCCCGACAGGCGGGGCGGACGGCGCGGGCGGCAGCTCCTTCACGGTCGACGCCTTCTCGGTGCTCGGCGTCGACCCCGCCGGGCAGTCCGTCGGGCCGCTCGCCTCGGTCACCCTCACGAGCGGGCGCGGGCTGACCGCCGCGGACACCGGCAAGGACGTCGTCGTCCTCGACGCCGCCTACGCGAAGACCGCGAGCAAGGCCGTCGGCGACACCCTCACCGTCGGCGGGACCGACTTCACGGTGGTGGGCGTCGTCGCCGCCACCGGGTCGGACTCGACCACCGCCTCCAACGCTTACATCCCGCTCGATGTCGCACAGAAGCTCTCCGGCCAGACGGGGAAGATCTCCGCCGTCTACGTGAAGGCCGCGTCGGCCGACGACATCGACCAGGTCAAGTCGGCGCTCACGAAGGCGGTGCCCGGCGCGACCGTGAGCACCCAGGCCGATCTCGCCTCCACCGTGTCCGGCTCCCTCGGCTCGGCCGGCCAGCTGGTCGGCAACCTCGGCACGTGGCTCTCGGTCATCGTGCTCGCGGCCGCCTTCCTCATCGCGATCCTGTTCACCATCTCCGGCGTCACCCGGCGCACCCGCGAGTTCGGCACCCTCAAGGCGATCGGCTGGACCAACCGGCGCATCGTCGGCCAGGTCGCCGGCGAATCGGTCGTCCAGGGCGTCATCGGCGGCGTGATCGGCGTCGCCCTCGGACTCCTCGGGGTCTTCGTCGTCAACGCCCTCGCGCCCACCCTGACCGGCAGCATCGGAAACGGCTTCGCCACTGCTGCCGGCCGGCGCGCGGGTGCCGGGAACGGCGGCGGGTTCGGTGGAGGCGCGGGCTTCGGCGGAGGCGCCGGGAACGGAGGCGCCGCGAGCGGAGGCGGCGCCGGCCCGTTCAGCGCGCTGCGCCGGGCGGCCACCACCTCCACCGAGGTCGCCCTGCACGCCCCCGTGACCTTCTGGATCATCGTGGGCGCGGTCGGCCTCGCGGTGCTCGGCGGCCTGCTCGCCGGCGCCATCGGCGGCTGGCGCGCCTCCCGTCTCCGTCCGGCGGCCGCGCTGCGGTCGGTGGCCTGA
- a CDS encoding response regulator transcription factor — protein sequence MNTRAATGASTQPRSLLRRADGTSIRVLVVDDEATLTDLLAMALHYEDWDVKTASNGQQALQLSREFKPDVVVLDIMLPDIDGLQVLSRMRADGNEAPVLFLTAKDSLDDRIAGLTAGGDDYVTKPFSLEELVARLRGLLRRSRAAVADQEDPVLIVGDLVLDEDSYEVHRGGEQIQLTATEFELLRFLMRNPRRVLSKAQILDRVWSYDFGGSSSVVELYISYLRKKIDAGRPPMIHTVRGAGYMVKAAQ from the coding sequence ATGAACACCCGAGCCGCGACCGGCGCCTCCACCCAGCCCCGTTCCCTGCTGCGCCGCGCCGACGGCACCTCGATCCGCGTGCTCGTCGTCGACGACGAGGCCACGCTGACCGACCTGCTCGCCATGGCGCTGCACTACGAGGACTGGGACGTGAAGACCGCCTCGAACGGCCAGCAGGCGCTGCAGCTGTCCCGCGAGTTCAAGCCCGACGTCGTGGTGCTCGACATCATGCTGCCCGACATCGACGGGCTCCAGGTGCTCTCGCGGATGCGGGCGGACGGCAACGAGGCCCCGGTGCTGTTCCTCACCGCGAAGGACTCGCTCGACGACCGCATCGCCGGGCTGACCGCGGGCGGCGACGACTACGTCACCAAGCCGTTCAGCCTGGAGGAGCTGGTCGCGCGCCTCCGCGGGCTGCTCCGCCGCTCACGCGCGGCCGTCGCGGACCAGGAGGACCCGGTGCTCATCGTCGGCGATCTCGTGCTCGACGAGGACAGCTACGAGGTCCACCGCGGAGGCGAGCAGATCCAGCTGACCGCCACCGAGTTCGAGCTCCTCCGATTCCTGATGCGGAACCCGCGCCGCGTTCTCAGCAAGGCGCAGATCCTCGACCGGGTGTGGAGCTACGACTTCGGCGGCTCGTCGAGCGTCGTCGAGCTCTACATCTCCTACCTGCGCAAGAAGATCGACGCCGGCCGGCCGCCGATGATCCACACGGTCCGCGGTGCGGGCTACATGGTGAAGGCGGCGCAGTGA
- a CDS encoding sensor histidine kinase, with protein MTAARDAGAPTAGRKRRWPPFVRPVRSWTIRSRVVLVVVAMLAVLGAVIGTVSVFALQSSLMERLDAQLTSALVRGQHAADRINGGGPTSPETQGVVQTPGQPTGTLGAVRSANGGLLFPPVVLSDHPRGSEGDQPLGPQQVAINGLALLTVPSDGKPRTVDLGSALGSYRIAAATLDNGDSVIIGLPLSDVQATMNQLTLVIALVTLAGLVFAFLLANLVVRLALRPLERVAGTAEQVAHMPLDRGDVALSVRVPEEDTDPHTEVGLVGSALNRMLEHVASALTARQASEQKVRQFVADASHELRTPLASIRGYAELTRRSPHELPADVTRSVGRIESEATRMTSLVEDLLLLARLDEGRELDHDPVDLSLLLIDAVSDAHAAGPGHEWAIDLPEEPVEVLGDAPRLHQVVMNLLANARVHTPEGTKVTAALAVDPEAREAVITVADDGPGIPEGLESTLFERFARGDSSRNRATGSTGLGLAIVQAVVEAHGGTVGVTSVPGDTVFTVRLPLAESG; from the coding sequence GTGACCGCAGCCCGCGATGCGGGCGCTCCGACGGCCGGCCGGAAGCGCCGGTGGCCTCCGTTCGTCCGCCCCGTCCGGTCGTGGACGATCCGAAGCCGCGTCGTCCTCGTCGTCGTCGCCATGCTCGCCGTGCTCGGCGCCGTCATCGGCACGGTGAGCGTGTTCGCGCTCCAGAGCTCCCTGATGGAACGGCTGGACGCCCAGCTCACCAGCGCGCTCGTCCGCGGCCAGCACGCGGCCGACCGGATCAACGGGGGAGGGCCGACCAGCCCCGAGACGCAGGGCGTCGTCCAGACGCCCGGCCAGCCGACCGGGACGCTCGGTGCGGTGCGCAGCGCCAACGGAGGTCTGCTCTTCCCGCCCGTGGTGCTCTCCGATCACCCGCGGGGCAGCGAAGGCGACCAGCCGCTCGGCCCGCAGCAGGTCGCGATCAACGGCCTCGCCCTCCTGACCGTGCCCTCGGACGGCAAGCCCCGCACGGTCGACCTCGGGTCGGCCCTCGGGTCGTACCGGATCGCGGCCGCCACGCTCGACAACGGCGACAGCGTCATCATCGGGCTGCCCCTCAGCGACGTCCAGGCGACGATGAACCAGCTGACCCTCGTGATCGCGCTGGTGACGCTCGCGGGACTCGTCTTCGCGTTCCTCCTCGCGAACCTCGTCGTCCGGCTGGCGCTCAGGCCGCTCGAGCGCGTCGCGGGGACGGCCGAGCAGGTGGCACACATGCCCCTCGACCGCGGAGACGTCGCGCTCTCCGTCCGCGTCCCCGAGGAGGACACCGACCCGCACACCGAGGTCGGCCTCGTCGGGTCCGCGCTCAACCGCATGCTCGAGCACGTCGCCTCCGCTCTGACCGCGCGCCAGGCGAGCGAGCAGAAGGTGCGCCAGTTCGTCGCCGACGCGAGCCACGAGCTCCGCACGCCGCTCGCCTCCATCCGCGGCTATGCCGAGCTGACCCGGCGGTCGCCCCACGAGCTGCCCGCCGACGTCACCCGATCGGTGGGGCGGATCGAGTCGGAGGCCACCCGGATGACCTCGCTCGTCGAGGATCTGCTCCTCCTCGCCCGGCTCGACGAGGGCCGCGAGCTCGATCACGACCCGGTCGACCTGTCCCTGCTGCTGATCGACGCCGTCAGCGACGCGCACGCCGCCGGGCCCGGGCACGAGTGGGCGATCGACCTCCCGGAGGAGCCGGTGGAGGTGCTCGGCGACGCCCCGAGGCTCCACCAGGTCGTGATGAACCTCCTCGCCAACGCGCGGGTGCACACCCCCGAGGGGACCAAGGTCACGGCCGCGCTCGCCGTCGACCCCGAGGCGCGTGAGGCCGTGATCACGGTCGCAGACGACGGACCCGGCATCCCGGAGGGCCTCGAGTCGACGCTCTTCGAGCGGTTCGCCCGCGGCGACAGCTCGCGCAACCGGGCGACCGGGTCGACCGGGCTCGGACTCGCCATCGTGCAGGCGGTGGTGGAGGCGCACGGCGGCACGGTCGGCGTCACGAGCGTGCCCGGTGACACCGTCTTCACCGTGCGCCTCCCGCTGGCGGAGTCCGGATGA
- a CDS encoding alpha/beta fold hydrolase, translating into MTTVLHTVAYGDPASPPLVYLRGLPSDPGRARGLDAVTERVILRGASRSHRVHAVGRPDRLTSGMGMADVAAVYAEVLRRRFAGPVAVMGVSTGASIALQLASDHPGLVGALVVAAGAATLGTEGRALQRRYADLLATGRREAASEFALATMDSPLLAPAVRLLTRILPGPTDPEAVRMLVEAEDGYDVRDRLHRVSAPVLVVSGGRDLFYPLTVARDTVRALPAAAHIVYPGRSHAGVPFHPRFGWDVGAFLRRNP; encoded by the coding sequence ATGACGACGGTGCTGCACACCGTCGCCTACGGCGATCCCGCCTCGCCGCCGCTCGTGTACCTCCGCGGGCTGCCCTCCGATCCCGGCCGGGCGCGCGGGCTTGACGCGGTGACCGAGCGCGTGATCCTCCGGGGCGCCTCCCGGTCGCACCGCGTGCACGCCGTCGGGCGTCCGGACCGGTTGACGAGCGGGATGGGGATGGCCGACGTCGCAGCCGTCTACGCCGAGGTCCTCCGGCGCAGGTTCGCCGGCCCCGTCGCCGTGATGGGCGTGTCCACCGGGGCCAGCATCGCCTTGCAGCTGGCCTCCGACCACCCGGGGCTCGTCGGGGCGCTCGTCGTGGCCGCGGGCGCCGCGACCCTCGGAACGGAGGGACGCGCCCTGCAGCGGCGGTACGCCGACCTTCTCGCGACGGGCCGTCGGGAGGCGGCGAGCGAGTTCGCTCTCGCGACGATGGATTCGCCGCTCCTCGCGCCCGCCGTCCGCCTCCTGACCCGGATCCTCCCCGGCCCGACGGATCCGGAGGCCGTCCGGATGCTGGTGGAGGCCGAGGACGGCTACGACGTCCGCGATCGGCTTCACCGCGTGTCCGCCCCGGTCCTCGTCGTATCGGGAGGGCGCGACCTCTTCTACCCGCTGACCGTGGCCCGCGACACCGTCCGGGCCCTCCCCGCTGCCGCGCACATCGTCTACCCGGGACGGTCGCACGCCGGGGTCCCGTTCCACCCCCGCTTCGGCTGGGACGTCG